The proteins below are encoded in one region of Acidithiobacillus ferrooxidans ATCC 23270:
- the hrcA gene encoding heat-inducible transcriptional repressor HrcA: MDERARHLLKSLIEQHIAKGVPVGSRQLARDAGLNISPATVRNVMADLEDEGYLISPHTSAGRIPTHVGYRFFVDALLRVVPLSAESNRLLIHRIGFRAPDAEQVLHAATGILSELTHMAGFVRVPRRATRILRHVDFIALHEREVLAIFVTDRGDVENRLIRTEQPFAAAELAQAANCFNATYGGRPLQDVIHNLQRDLRQSRHEMDRILRSAMELGEEMLEEDQQRMLIEGEFQWLDLPELAGSERLRELLAAVRQKRDLVHLLDESMRGSEVRLFIGEESGYAPLSDCSVVSAPYSVDGEVVGVLGVIGPMRMPYQQIIPLVDGTAQLLGRALSQSG; this comes from the coding sequence ATGGATGAACGTGCCCGTCACCTGCTCAAATCCCTCATCGAACAGCATATCGCCAAAGGTGTGCCGGTCGGCAGTCGCCAGTTGGCCCGTGATGCTGGCCTCAACATCAGTCCCGCCACGGTACGTAATGTCATGGCGGACCTGGAGGACGAGGGCTACCTGATCTCCCCCCACACTTCCGCCGGGCGCATTCCTACCCATGTCGGCTATCGTTTTTTTGTCGATGCACTGCTGCGGGTGGTGCCGCTGTCGGCGGAATCCAACCGCCTGCTCATCCATCGCATCGGTTTTCGCGCTCCGGATGCGGAACAGGTGCTGCACGCCGCCACCGGTATCCTTTCTGAACTGACGCATATGGCGGGCTTTGTGCGGGTGCCGCGGCGGGCAACCCGCATTTTGCGGCATGTGGACTTCATCGCCTTGCATGAGCGTGAGGTGTTGGCCATCTTCGTCACCGACAGGGGGGATGTGGAGAACCGCCTGATCCGCACCGAGCAACCCTTCGCGGCGGCGGAGTTGGCTCAGGCGGCCAATTGCTTCAATGCCACATACGGCGGTCGCCCACTGCAGGATGTCATCCATAACCTGCAGCGGGATCTGCGGCAGTCCCGCCACGAGATGGATCGCATACTGCGCAGCGCCATGGAGCTGGGTGAGGAAATGCTGGAGGAAGACCAGCAGCGCATGCTCATCGAAGGCGAATTCCAATGGCTGGACCTGCCGGAACTGGCGGGGAGCGAACGCCTGCGTGAACTCCTGGCCGCCGTGCGGCAGAAACGGGATCTGGTACATTTGCTGGATGAGAGTATGCGCGGTAGTGAAGTGCGCCTCTTTATCGGTGAGGAGTCAGGCTACGCGCCGCTCAGTGATTGCAGCGTGGTGTCGGCGCCTTACAGCGTCGACGGGGAGGTGGTGGGAGTGCTGGGGGTGATCGGACCGATGCGGATGCCTTACCAGCA
- the rpmB gene encoding 50S ribosomal protein L28: MSRVCKVTGKKPMAGNNVSHAHNKTRRRFLPNLQYHRFWVESENRWVRMRVSTKGIRTIDKKGIDVVLADLRAAGEKI, encoded by the coding sequence ATGTCCAGAGTATGCAAGGTGACGGGCAAGAAGCCCATGGCGGGGAATAATGTTTCCCACGCCCACAACAAGACCCGCCGCCGTTTTCTGCCCAATCTGCAGTACCACCGTTTCTGGGTGGAGAGCGAGAACCGCTGGGTGCGTATGCGGGTAAGCACCAAGGGTATCCGTACCATTGACAAGAAAGGAATTGACGTCGTTCTGGCTGACCTGCGCGCCGCCGGCGAAAAGATCTGA
- the rpmG gene encoding 50S ribosomal protein L33, which yields MRDKIKLVSTAGTGHFYTTTKNKKTTPDKLEMKKFDPKVRKHVMYREDKIK from the coding sequence ATGCGTGACAAGATTAAGCTCGTTTCCACGGCCGGTACCGGTCATTTCTACACCACTACCAAGAACAAGAAGACCACGCCCGATAAGCTGGAAATGAAGAAGTTCGATCCCAAGGTCCGGAAGCATGTCATGTACCGGGAAGACAAGATCAAGTAA